The sequence GCTTGAAGTTCCTCGTCGCGATCCGGCCGGGCATCGCGTCGCCGGGGCTCTCCGCGCGAATGGCGTCGACGTTCGACCGGCTCTCCGACGGGCGCTTGCTGATCAACGTCGTGACCGGCGGCGATGCGGCCGAGCTCGAAGGCGACGGCCTCTTCGCCGATCACGACACGCGTTACGAGATCACCGACGAGTTTCTGCACATCTGGCGCGATCTGCTTGCCGCGTCGCACGCGAACGAGGCGATCGAATTCTCGGGCAAGCATCTGAGCTCGAAGGGCGGCAAGGTGCTGTATCCGCCGGTGCAGCATCCGCATCCGCCGCTGTGGTTCGGCGGCTCGTCGCCGGCTGCGCATTCCATCGCGGCGGATCATATCGATACCTATCTCACCTGGGGCGAGCCGCCCGCGGCGGTCGAGAAGAAGATCGCCGACATCCGCGCGCGAGCCGCGGAAAAGGGCCGCAAGATCAAATTCGGCATCCGCCTGCACGTGATTGTGCGCGAGACCGAAGAGGAGGCGTGGGCCGCCGCGGACCGTCTCATCAGCCGTCTCGACGACGATACGATCGCCCGCGCGCAAGCGTCGTTCTCGAAGATGGACTCGGAAGGGCAGCGCCGGATGGCGGCGTTGCACGGCGGCAAGCGCGGCAGCCGCCAGGAACTCGAGGTCTACCCGAACCTGTGGACGGGCGTCGGGCTCGTGCGTGGCGGCGCGGGCACGGCACTCGTCGGGAATCCTCATCAAGTCGCGACGCGCATGCGCGAGTACGCGGACCTTGGGATCGAGACGTTCATCCTCTCCGGCTATCCGCATCTCGAAGAATCGTATCGCTTCGCCGAACTCGTGTTCCCGCTCCTGCCGGGCCGCGAGCGGAAGCGGGCAAACGGGCCGCTGTCGGGACCGTTCGGCGAGATCGTCGGCAACAGCTATCTGCCGAAGGCGAGCCAGAGCTAAGCGGCTTGCCGCGTGCCATTCCATCAGCAGGGACATCCATGGCTCAAATCTCTTTCAGCGCGGGCGCCGCACGCACGCCTTCGGCGGGCGCGGCCGATGCGACCGCTTCGGCGACGACATCGCGCCTTGCCACCAACATCGCACGTCACACGCTGTCGCGCCTGATCCCGTGGCTCGTGCCGATCGCGATCCTCATCGCCTGGGAGCTGGCCGCAAAGAGCGGGACGCTGTCGGCGCGCATCCTTCCCGAGCCGCTTGCGGTCGTCAAGGCGGCGTGGGCGCTGATCCAGTCCGGCGAGATGTGGACTGACGTCAAGGTGAGCACGTGGCGCGCGGTGTCGGGTTTTGCGGTTGGCGGCGGGATCGGGCTCGCGCTCGGACTCGCGACGGGCCTCTTCAAGCCGGCCGAAACCGCGCTCGATACGACGATCCAGATGATCCGCAATATTCCGGCGCTCGCGATGATTCCGCTCGTGATCCTCTGGTTCGGCATCGACGAGAAAGCGAAGCTCTTCCTCGTCGCGCTCGGCGTGTTTTTCCCGGTCTACGTGAACACGTTCCATGGCATCCGCTCGGTCGACCCGAACCTGATCGAGATGGCGAAAAGCTATGGGCTCAAGGGCTTCGCGCTGTATCGACACGTGATTCTGCCGGGGGCGCTGCCTTCGATTCTCGTCGGCGTGCGCTTCGCGTTCGGGCTCATGTGGGTGACGCTGATCGTCGCCGAAACGATCTCGGCGCAATCGGGCATCGGCTACATGACGATGAATGCGCGCGAGTTCCTGCAAACGGACGTGGTGGTGGTCGGCATCCTGCTCTACGCGGCGCTCGGCAAGCTCGCCGACCTGCTTGCGAAGGGACTCGAGCGCGTGACCCTGCGTTGGCATCCCGCTTATCAACGAGGAGCGAAAGCATGACGGCGACGACACTCGCGACCACTTTCGGCGGCATCGCCGGAACCGACCTCGAGGCCGAGCTGGCTCAGGCGCGCATGCGCGATCACGACCGCGACGAGGCGTCGGCGGCTGAGCGCGATGACGCCGCAGTCGAACTGCGCGGCGTCGGCAAGCGCTACGGCGAACGCGCGGTGCTGTCCGAATTCGACTTGTCGATCGAGCGCGGCAGTTTCGTCGCGATCGTCGGGCGCAGCGGCTGCGGGAAGTCGACGCTGCTGCGCCTCGTCGCGGGACTCGAAAGCGCGGATGCGGGCGTTCTCGCCAAGACCGGCGTCGCGGGTGCGGCGTTGGAGACGCGCATCATGTTTCAGGACTCGCGTCTCCTGCCGTGGAAGACGGTCTTGCAGAACGTGACGCTCGGGTTGGGCCGTGGCGCACGCGACGATGCCCGCTCGGTGCTCGACGAAGTCGGCTTGCTCGAACGCGCGAACGACTGGCCTTCGCAGCTTTCGGGCGGTCAGCGGCAGCGCGTGGCGCTCGCTCGGGCTCTCGTGCATCGCCCGCAACTGCTGCTGCTCGACGAGCCGCTTGGCGCGCTCGACGCGCTCACCCGCATCGAGATGCACACGCTGATCGAGCGGCTGTGGCGCGAGCACGGCTTCACCGCGCTGCTCGTCACGCACGACGTGCAGGAAGCCGTCGCGCTCGCTGACCGGATTCTGCTGATCGAAGACGGACGCATCGCGCTCGACCAACCCGTGCCGCTGGCGAGGCCGCGTGCGCGAGCCTCGGCCGCGTTCGCCGCGCTCGAAGACGACGTGCTGCAGCGCGTGCTCGCGAGCACGCCGCGCGGTCATGCGCCGGCGCCTCACGAAACCCCGGAACGCGAACGCTTCGTGCGCCCGAGCGACGTGCGCTGGGCCGTCTGAACCCGTCTGATCCGCTTGATTTCATCGACCTCGACCGATCCACACTGGAGCTGACACACATGGGCATTTCCGCAATCAACGTACGCAATCAATTCAAAGGCAAGGTCAAGGAGATCATCCGCGGGCCGGTGGTTTCCGAAGTCGATGTCGACACGCCGTTCGGCATCGTCACGTCGGTGATCACGACGCGCTCGGTCGACGAGCTCGACTTGAAGGTCGGCTCGGAAGTGGTCGCGCTCGTGAAGTCGACTGAAGTTTCGATCGCACGTCTCTGACCGCTTGGGTCTTCTCGCTAGTGGCTGCTCCCCGCGCGCGCTTTTCGGTGTGCGCGGGCGCTCGCTCGCCTCCCGGCGAAACGCATGGAAAGTGCTACGATGAATCGGGAACCTTGCGCGAGGAGCGGGCCATGTCCAAATCCCTGAGTCCTGATGCGGTCGAAGCGCTGCGACGCCTGAACGACGTCGGCGTCGGGCAGATGCCGCCGCAGCTGCCGAGCACCGTCGCCGCCGAGCTGCTGCACGCCGGCCTCGCCGGCGAAACCGGCGAAGGCACCTTCGAAATCACCTGTGACGGCCGGAAGTACTTGTCCGGCGACTGCGATTGAATCGATCAGCGGGGAGGCCGAGGTGGAAGCGAAGGGCGTCGACATGGGCGACTATCAGGAAGCCTACAAGGGCTATGACCTGGAAGTCTGCGTAGAACAAGTGATGACCGGCGTGAAGTCCCACTTTCGCGTGCTGAAAGGCGACGAGGTGGCGGTCGACTGGCGCCTCGTCCATATCGACGGCTACTGGCCGACCGAGCACAAGGCGGCGGAGGCAGCGCTCAAAGCGGCGCGCGAAGCGGTCGATCGCGAGCTGCAGTCTTGAGACATTGCCTGCAGCCGCTGCCGGGTGCGGCTCGACCTGACTGACCGATATTGAAGGATCGATGCGCGGCCGGCGCACGTTGAGTCGTGCGCCGGCCGTTTCCTATTGCCCGGTTGCGGAAGACGGCTGGCTGTCGCCGGCCGGCTCTGCCTCGGGCGCCGGTACCGGATCGCGCGTTTCGGGCAGCGCGGCCCATACGAGCAGCACCGCCAGGGCGCCCGCGGCGGCCAGCACCATGAAGCTGACCGCGTTGCCGAAGTGATCGGAGATAAAGCCGGCGACGAGCGTGCTGAGCGTCGCGCCTATCCCCGCCGTCAGGCCGAAGAGGCCG comes from Trinickia violacea and encodes:
- the ssuC gene encoding aliphatic sulfonate ABC transporter permease SsuC; its protein translation is MAQISFSAGAARTPSAGAADATASATTSRLATNIARHTLSRLIPWLVPIAILIAWELAAKSGTLSARILPEPLAVVKAAWALIQSGEMWTDVKVSTWRAVSGFAVGGGIGLALGLATGLFKPAETALDTTIQMIRNIPALAMIPLVILWFGIDEKAKLFLVALGVFFPVYVNTFHGIRSVDPNLIEMAKSYGLKGFALYRHVILPGALPSILVGVRFAFGLMWVTLIVAETISAQSGIGYMTMNAREFLQTDVVVVGILLYAALGKLADLLAKGLERVTLRWHPAYQRGAKA
- a CDS encoding ATP-binding cassette domain-containing protein, giving the protein MTATTLATTFGGIAGTDLEAELAQARMRDHDRDEASAAERDDAAVELRGVGKRYGERAVLSEFDLSIERGSFVAIVGRSGCGKSTLLRLVAGLESADAGVLAKTGVAGAALETRIMFQDSRLLPWKTVLQNVTLGLGRGARDDARSVLDEVGLLERANDWPSQLSGGQRQRVALARALVHRPQLLLLDEPLGALDALTRIEMHTLIERLWREHGFTALLVTHDVQEAVALADRILLIEDGRIALDQPVPLARPRARASAAFAALEDDVLQRVLASTPRGHAPAPHETPERERFVRPSDVRWAV
- the ssuD gene encoding FMNH2-dependent alkanesulfonate monooxygenase; amino-acid sequence: MNVFWFIPTHGDSRYLGTSEGARAADYDYFRQIAVAADTLGYEGVLLPTGRSCEDAWVVASSLIPATKRLKFLVAIRPGIASPGLSARMASTFDRLSDGRLLINVVTGGDAAELEGDGLFADHDTRYEITDEFLHIWRDLLAASHANEAIEFSGKHLSSKGGKVLYPPVQHPHPPLWFGGSSPAAHSIAADHIDTYLTWGEPPAAVEKKIADIRARAAEKGRKIKFGIRLHVIVRETEEEAWAAADRLISRLDDDTIARAQASFSKMDSEGQRRMAALHGGKRGSRQELEVYPNLWTGVGLVRGGAGTALVGNPHQVATRMREYADLGIETFILSGYPHLEESYRFAELVFPLLPGRERKRANGPLSGPFGEIVGNSYLPKASQS
- a CDS encoding TOBE domain-containing protein, producing MGISAINVRNQFKGKVKEIIRGPVVSEVDVDTPFGIVTSVITTRSVDELDLKVGSEVVALVKSTEVSIARL
- a CDS encoding DUF6566 family protein — its product is MEAKGVDMGDYQEAYKGYDLEVCVEQVMTGVKSHFRVLKGDEVAVDWRLVHIDGYWPTEHKAAEAALKAAREAVDRELQS